The genomic DNA GCATCTCCGTCGGGGAGGAGGCGTCCATCGCCCGGGTGCTCGAGGTCGCCGCCGCCACCCGCTGATCGGCGCATTCCTCCGGGTTCCCGACAGATACAAGGGCGTCCTAGGTATGCGTGCCCGGGAATGCCGGCGCGGGTAGCGTAAGAGCCGTGACTACCTCCGAGACCCCCCTCGTGCGCGTCCTCGATGCGACCGGACGGTTCACTCCGTCGGACGCCGCCGAGCCGTACCTGCCCCTGATCGATGCGATCACGGACGCAGAGCTCGAGCAGTTCTACCGCGACATGGTCGTCATCCGCGCGATCGACGTCCAGGCCACCAATCTGCAGCGGCAGGGACAGCTCGCCCTCTGGCCGCCGAGCCGTGGTCAGGAGGCCGCGCAGGTCGGCTCGGCTCGCGCCGCCCGTCCGCAGGACACGATCTTCCCCTCCTACCGCGAGCACGCGGTCACCCGCATCCGCGGCGTCGACCCGCTCGACATCATCAAGCTGATGCGCGGCGTCTCGCACGGCGGCTGGGATCCGAGCGATCCGAAGAACGGCAACACCCGCCTGTACACGCTGGTGCTCGGCTCGCAGGCGCTGCACGCCACGGGCTACGCGATGGGCCTCGCCTTCGACGGGAAGTCCGGCACCGGCGACGTCGACAGCGACCAGGCCGTCATCGTCTACTACGGCGACGGCGCTTCCAGCCAGGGCGACGTGCACGAGGCCATGGTCTTCGCGGCGAGCTACAAGACGCCAGAGGTCTTCTTCCTGCAGAACAACCACTGGGCGATCTCGGTCCCGGTCTCCACACAGTCACCGGTGCCGCTGGTTCAGCGCAGTGCCGGCTACGGCATCCCGAGCGTTCGGGTCGACGGCAACGACGTGCTCGCCAGCTACGCGGTCTCCCGTGTCGCTCTCGACGAGGCCCGCAGCGGCCTCGGCCCTCGTGCGATCGAGGCCGTCACCTACCGCCTCGGTGCACACACCACGAGCGATGACCCGACGAAGTACCGCGGTTCCGACGAGGAGCAGTCCTGGGCTGAGCGCGATCCGATCATCCGGATGCGCGCCTTCCTCGAAGGCCGCGGGGCATCGGCTGCGTTCTTCGACGACGTCGAGACCGAAGGGGCGGATGCTGCAGAGGATCTGCGCTCCCGCACCGTGGAGCTCGGCCCGCCGCCGGCATCCAAGGTCTTCGACCATGTCTACAGCGAGCCGCATCCGCTGATCGACGAACAGCGCGCCTGGCGCGACAGTTATGAGTCGTCGTTCGAAGGGGGCGCGAAGTGACCCTCGAGACGATGCCGTTCAGCAAGGCCCTCAACGCCGGGCTGCGCAAGGCCATGGAAGACGACCCCCGCGTCCTGATGATGGGCGAGGACATCGGCAAGCTCGGCGGCGTGTTCCGCGTCACCGAGCACCTGCAGCGCGACTTCGGCGAGCGGCGCGTGCTGGACACCCCGCTCGCGGAATCCGGAATCGTCGGCACCGCCATCGGTTTGGCGATGACCGGCTTCCGCCCGGTCTGCGAGATCCAGTTCGACGGATTCGTGTTCCCCGCGTTCGACCAGATCACCACCCAGCTCGCCAAGCTGACCAACCGGCATGAGGGTCGGCTCTCGATGCCGATCGTCATCCGCATCCCGTACGGCGGTCACATCGGCGCCGTCGAGCACCACCAGGAGAGCCCGGAGGCGTACTTCACGCACACCCCCGGACTGCGGGTGGTGTCGCCGTCGACGCCGAACGACGCGTACTGGATGATCCAGGAGGCGATCCGTTCGAACGATCCGGTGATCTTCATGGAGCCGAAGAGCCGGTACTGGCAGAAGGGCGAGGTGGACGTCGAGTCATCCGCCGTTCCGCTGCATTCGTCACGTGTGGTGCGCACGGGCTCGGACGTCACTCTCGTCGGTCACGGCGCGATCGTCACCACGCTGCTGCAGGCAGCAGCGCTCGCCGAGTCCGAGGGCACCAGCTGCGAGGTCGTCGATGTGCGTTCGCTGTCGCCGGTCGACTACGAGCCGATCCTCGACTCGGTGCGCAAGACCGGTCGTATGGTCTACGCGCAGGAGGCGCAGGGCTTCACCAGCCTCGGCAGCGAGGTCGCGGCGACCGTCATGGAGCGCGCCTTCTATGCGCTCGAAGCGCCGGTGCTGCGTGTGTCCGGGTACGACACCCCGTTCCCGCCCGCGAAGCTCGAGGGCACGTATCTCCCCGATGCCGACCGCATCCTCGAGGCCGTCGATCGCTCGCTGGCCTACTGACTCCACCGTCCGGAAGGACTCGCTATGAGCACGCAGAACTTCAACCTCCCCGATGTCGGCGAAGGTCTCACCGAGGCCGAGATCGTGACGTGGAAGGTCGCCCCCGGCGACACGGTCGCGATCAACGACGTCATCTGTGAGATCGAGACCGCCAAATCGCTGGTCGAGCTGCCGTCGCCGCATGCCGGCATCGTCGGCGAGCTGCTCGTCGGTGAGGGCACCACGGTCGAGGTCGGGTCGCCGATCATCACCTTCCTGACGGATGCGGTGGATGCTGCACCCGCCGCTCCGGCACCTGCTGTCGAGGAGGCCGGCGGCTCGGTGCTCGTCGGCTACGGCACCGGAGGAGGCGCCACCTCGCGCCGACGCAAGCCGCCGGAGCGCTCGGTGCTCTCCTCGGTCGGCGTCATCGCGAAGCCGCCGATCCGCAAGCTCGCCCGCGACCTCGGGGTCGACCTCACCGCGGTCACCGCCACCGGCGGCGACGGCGAGGTCACGCGCGACGATGTCGTGAATCACGCATCTCAGGCCAGCGTCTTCCGCAACATCCAGACTCCGGAGTGGGGAGACGTGCGCGAGGAGACCGTTCCGGCCCCGCACGCGGCACCGGGCGGGATCGCCCGCGGCATCGCTTCGTCTGAGGCATCCGAGGACCGCACCGAATCCATCCCGGTGAAAGGCGTGCGCAAAGCCACCTCGTCGGCCATGGTGCAGAGCGCCTACTCCGCGCCGCACGTCACGGTGTGGAAGGAGATCGACGCCTCCCGCACGATGGAGCTCGTGAAGAGGCTCAAGGCGTCGCCGGACTACGCCGAGATCCGGGTATCGCCGCTGCTGATCATGGCCCGCGCGGTCATCTGGGCCGCCCGCCGCACGCCGATGGTGAACGCGGCCTGGGTCGACAAGGATGGCGGCGCCGAGATCGCCGTGCGCCACTACGTGAACCTCGGCATCGCCGCGGCGACCCCGCGCGGTCTGCTCGTCCCGAACATCAAGGATGCGCAGGACCTCGGGATGAAGGATCTGGCCCGTGCCTTGAACCGCCTGACGCTGACCGCCCGCGAAGGAAAGACGACGCCGGCCGACCAGCAGGGCGGCACGATCACGATCACGAACATCGGCGTCTTCGGGATGGATGCCGGCACGCCGATCATCAACCCCGGCGAGGCCGGAATCGTGGCGCTGGGAACCATCAGCCAGAAGCCCTGGGTCGTCGACGGCGAGGTGCGCCCGCGCTGGGTGACGACGGTCGCCGGTTCGTTCGATCACCGTGTGGTCGACGGCGATGGCATGAGCCGGTTCATCGCCGACGTGGCATCGATTCTCGAGGAGCCGGCGCTGCTCGTCGACTGACGGTCCGTTGGCGGAGATCGTGGGTCCCGATTACACGGTGACCAGCCTGACTCGGGCCCTCGGGTGGACGGAGGCTAAGGTCACCGAGGCCGGCGAGACGCTTCGGCTCCTCTCGCTCGAGACCGACGACGGGGTACGCTCTGCCCCGCATTTCAGCTCCAAGATGGGCAGCTGGTGGAGGGACTAAGTGACGTCGTGGCCGTTCTGCAGACAGGGACTGCTAGCCACTGGACCTGGGCGCAGTGGCTGAACACAGCGCTCCCCGACGAGAACGTGCCGCGCGCCATCGATGCACTCCAGGCCGGACGTCTCGACGAGGTTCTCCGCGATGCTGAGCATGACGCCTGGGCATGGCATTCTTGACGGACTCTCAGCCAGGTTGGTTGCTTGGCAGGACGAGTCGCTTGTCGTCCACGGTCCTGTAGCCCAGTGCACCGAGCGAGCGAGCAATTGCGCGTCCCGGAAGCTAAGACGCACCCTGTGGATATTCGCTGGTCGATTGCCGCTCTTCTATAGGCCCCGCTATGACACCGGAGAGCCTTCGTTCAGGAAGATCGGGCAAGGTGCGACCTGCCTCAGCCCTTCGGCGGGTTCGGGTCGTCACCGTAGGTGTTGCGGTCATGGATACGGCCGTTATCCTTGCGGTGCTTCAACCACTCGCTGCCGCTGTTGCGTGCAAGGTCTTTGCCTCGCTCCGACGCTTCGGCAGCGGTGTCGTGTGTGCTGCTCGCTCTCTGGCTGCCTTCTCGGCGGTTGACCCACTTCTGGGAGTCGTCGTCGAATGAGGTGTGCACGTTGCCGTTGCCCATGCTGTCTCCTGCTTCGTTGTCGTGATGTCCACTACGGGTGGTGGCCGTAGCGTATCGCTCTCACGTTCCACAGACATGCAAGTCGCCGAGGTCTGCCAGGATTCGAGAATGGAGTCATCTCACACCTCCGAGGTCGCGATGGTTGCGGCAACCTGGAAGAGCGTTGAAGCATCCGGAATTCCGGATTCTCCCGTCCGACGGATGCTGTTCGAGCTGGCAGAGCGAATCGGTAGTCACGCCACGAACGGAGACGATCTTGCGCTCATGTCCGCTGCCTACCGGGCGCTGATGGACGTGCTCCATGAACGGGCGCGCGACGACAGCAAGACTCCGCTCCAAATCCAAGTCGATGTACAGCGCGATCTCAGAGAGATCCGAGCGATGGGGGTTGACGTCCCAGACGTCTCCTTCACGGACGAGGACTTCGACCTCCCACCCAGCAAGCCAGGAGAGCTCGCCGCCCAGCTCGGCTATGCGGACGAAGGTCGAGTGGTACGTCGGCTCCTGCGTCGCGGTTTTCCCGACCATGAACGGTACAGCCGCTGGGAGCCGCTGAGTACCGCACAGGTCAACTACGTTCGCGCCCACCTGCCTCCTCGGCGTTGATGGGCGGACCGGCACGCCGGCATGTCGGTGAGCGCGAATAGGGTCAGGTCATGCGTCAGACCAAAGTCCAGCAGATCAAGTAGGTCGTCGTGGGTGTTGCTCTCGGCGTCCTCGCACTCGACATTGTCGCGGTCGCGAGCAGCAAGACGGCGCTCGAGTTCGCGTTCAACTACGCATGGCGACGCTGGTCGGAGGCATCCCAGTTCCCGAGCATCGCCGGCCACGATCCCGGAAACCTGTTCTGGATCGGGATGGGGAGATCCGAGGGGCGACACGTCGCGTGCGCGGCCTTGAACGACGATGACTGCGCTACCCCGTACATTCGCTACGACTGGACTGTCGACGAAGCGCTGGACCATCACGCGTCCAGAGAAGTGACGGCAGAGGACTGGAAAGAGCTCGGGCGACTGTTCGTTGAGTACTTTGACGAGAACGAGGTGCGACGCAGGTGACCGACCCTCTGCTCACGGAGAGATCCGACGGCTTCGAGTACGACCTGAGGATGATGTGCGCCTGCGGAGAGGCTACCCCTCTGTCCGCAGCTGAGTACGAGGAGGGCTCTCACGGGGCGCGGATGGCCTGCTCGCACTGCGGAGAATCGATTCACTACGGGCCTGCCGTCGCTGCGCTCCGAGACCCCGCCGACCCCGCCCTCGACGACGCGGCGCTCTCTTCGTTCGCGTGGTACCACACGAGCACCGAACCAGTCTGGCCATCCCCGAACTTCGCTGTGGACTTCGTGCAGGGGATCGATGACCGCGACTTGTTGATGCCGAGCCGTGAGGCCTACATTGCAGAGCCCACGTCGAAGGCGCTGCACGTGGGGACGTACGAGGCAGCAATCGAGAACATGCTGCGTCGGATGAACGACGAGCTCGATTCTCATTCTCAGTTCTACCTGTACCGCGTTGCGCTGAACCTGGACCCGACACGCATCAACGACGGGTTCCGCGACGAAAATCATGAGATCGCGTCAGACATCACCACACACGAATTAGATGAGCAGGATCTGTTGGCCGTGCGGTATCTGAACGTGCACGAGGCCATCGGAACGCTGTCCTTGGCCATCCGACCGCAAGCGATCCTCGCTGTGCAAAGGATCGCGCTCCCCGTGCCGAGGCTCGCCATGCCCGTCGACCCTGCCATCGACGATGGCATCCGGCAGGCGATGACCGCATCACGCCGGCTGTCAGATGCGGCAGACGCGCTCCCCGTGACACCTATCGAGCGGCGCAAGATGGAGCTGGGGATGAAGCCGGACCCCACCGGGGCAGCGAAACACTACCGCGAGGTTCGACACTCTTACAATGACGCAGTGCGGCGTCTCGAACAGCGGCTGGAGGACGCCTATCTTCCATTTGCGTCGGCCTTGGTGCGACGTGCGTTCACCAAGGCCGCCGCGCACTGGCAGTCGGACGGCCTCGAGGAATACGTCACCCTCTATAGAACACTTGCCGCACTCGTGGAGCATGCGCAGGACGTTATTGAGGAGGTCGCGGTACAAGGCTGGCGGCGAGTGACAGCGAGCTGATCAACTAACGCTCGATGCTGGCGGGAGGCGCGTCGAGGAGGTGGTGACGAAGCTCGTGGTCGAGGCGAATCCTGAAGGCGCTGTTCGTTCCCGCGACGAGCCGCCTTCGCCGAATCCCTAGCCCAGTCGTTTGTCGGCGAGGACGAACGGGATCACTTTGCTCTCGAGCAGCATGCGCATCTTGTACCGCTGCTTCGAGTTGATGGTGCTCTTGTCCCGTTTCCCGAACATCTTGAGCAGGAACTCGCAGTCGTCCCAACCGTCGCCATGATTGAAGGCGTCAGGGGTGAACACACCTTCCTCGTAGAGAAACTCCAGGACAGCCCGCGAGAAGAATTCCGTTGTCATCTCCACAGTGTTGCCGTCGTTCACGGTGTCCCGCACGAGCACGAGCTTCCGGAACACGTCGACTCGACGGTTGAGCTCGGTGCGACCGAAGTGGTTCACGCAGGAACTACCTATGGGGAACAGCTCCGCCCCGTTGACCTCGTTGGTGATCGTGTACATCCACAGCAGACCGGTCTGCCCGCACACGCATTCGCCGTCGCTGGTCGGATGCTCCTCGACAGACGTCACGTCCCACTCGAGGAGCGCCTTCTTCCATTTGGTTGCGTCCGATGCGGTGATGACCGCGCTCCGGAGCACCTGGAAGTTCGCTGTCATAGCCATATCCCCATCCCCAATCGAACCCGACTGTACAGCGAACACGCCGCCTATGGGTGGATGCCGAGTGCCGAAGCCACGCCGTGCCAGCGCCGGATTCGTTCCACTGCGAGCTTCGATGCAGTCAAGCTCGAGTGCCTCGATGAGATGGGGATCGTCGCTGTTGACTTGTACTTTGCTGAGCACGGGCCCCGGCGCGAGGACGTCTCCTCCGGCAACGGTCACGGCACGCTCGGCAGTTCTATGACTTGCTTCGGCTGTGTGCCACGTCCATGCGCACTGTTTCGGCGGTGATTCGGCCGAGTAGGAATATCTGTTGATCAGCGACGGGGAGTCGTTTGAGGGCGTCAAGGTTCACACCTTGATGATCCCGTGCAAAGCCCTAGGCATGCGAGGGGCATAAAGAGAGTTTGGAATATTCCGAACACCTGTTATGATCAGTGCATGGCAATCAATCCCGCACGAGGCGCCTTCGTCGAAGCGCTCCGTCTCTCGCGCGGCTTCACGCAGGCGGAGATGGCCCGTCGCGTGAACGTGTCACAATCCACACTCTCCAAGGTAGAGTCCGGCACCGACATCGACGATGCGCACTGGGAGGAGCTGGGACGAGCGCTCGGCGTGCCCTCGTCGGCGTTCCGTGCGGTCGACCCTGGCCTCGCCCCGGTTCACGTCTTCCACCGCAAACAGCGCGGCACTCCGAAAGGTGCCGTCAACAAGGTCGGTGCCGAGATCGCGCTGATGACTCAGCGGCTCAGTGACCTCCTCGGCGCGCATCCGACATCTCTTCGGCACTACGAGCTCGAAGACGGATTCATCACCCCTCAAGACATCGCGCGCTCGGTCCGCAAAGACCTCGGCCTCGGCGTTGAGCCCATCTCCAACCTCGTCGCGATACTTGAGGACGCCGGTGCCATCATCATGCGCTGGCCGCTGGAGTCCATTCGCGTCGACGCGGTCGCCGCATGGCCCGACGAATCGGCACCAGTGATCCTCGTCGGCGAGCACGTCACCGCTGAACGCCAACGATTCACCATGGCCCACGAGCTCGGTCACGCCGTCATGCACATCAATGAGCACGTCGATGAGGCGACTGTCGACCAGGAGAAGGAAGCTGACGCGTTCGCCGGCGAGTTCCTCATACCGTGGGTGGCGCTGCGGAAAGAATGGCCGGCCCAGCCGAGCCTGGATGCCTTGATCACGTTGAAGCAGCGGTGGGGGATCTCACTCGCAGCTCTAATCCACCGTGGCCACGACACGGGGCTGCTCACTGAGGACGAATACCGTAACTGGAGCATCGAACTGTCCACCACTGGCATGCACCGGCGGGAGCCGGCATCGCTGCCACGCGAAGACCCGACGGCACTGGGGAGCGCCATCAACGAGGCCATCGAAGGGGGTGCGAGCGTGGGGGAGCTCGCAGCCCAGGCCCACATGAGTGAACTCGAATTCTCCTCCACATTCTTGCCGAAGGAGCAGTACTCATGACTCAGCGATACAGCGTGATCAGCAACCCGCATCTGGAAGGCATCCAGGTACCCGAGCGGACGCTCGAGACGGGGGACGCCCTGGGCGTCCTCACCGGTCGACAGTTCCACGTGTGTGGCGACATCGTCCTGGGGGCACTGCCCTACGTTGACCCGCACGCTGGTGGTGTGTTCGTCACCGGCGCCTACGGGCCGAGTCGCGTCCAGCGACTTCGTCGCCAGTTCCCGACCGTCCCGTTCATGCTCGAGCCCCGCTCGCTGAGCGAATACCGTGCCAACGAGGACGCTCCGTTCCTCATCGACATCGGTGACAACGAGCTGTTCCCGGCGACATTGGATGCTGCCCTGGACAAGCAGCGGCTCGACATGGGCAGCGACCTCGCGATCACACCGACCGGACAGTTCCGCACCGGCGACACAGACACCGTGCGGAAGGCGCTGGAGGAAGTGAACGCTCTCGACCGCAAGGACGTCCTGTTCGCCGCAGCATTCGAGGGCGGCTGGCTCAACGACGAGCAGAACGTGAAGTTCATCCGGTCGGTCATCAACCGCAGCAACCACCCGGTGTTGCTGTCGTTCGTCGGAACAGCAAACCCCATGGGAGGTAAGAAGCGCATCCGCGCTTACCGGCGGATCATGGAGGAATCCACGCGGCCGGTCGTTGCATACCGGACCGATATGGCCGGCTTCGACGCCCGAGCCCTCGGAGCCATCGCCTCCGCCATTGGAGCATTGCCATCGGCACGCCGTCTGACTCCTCCCGGCTCGGGCGGTTCGCCCGATGATCCCACGGACCTCGCACCCCACGAACTCATCGGCGACATGCTGCGATTCGTACGCTCCAAGGAGATGCGTCGCCGCTGGTTCGCGGAAGCCGAACCGATCCTGTGCTTCTGCGTGGTGTGTCGCGGACGAAGCATCGACCGGTTCACCCACCTCGAAGCAGACCGTCGGGAAGGGCACCTGCACACCGTCGCTGAACTCACGCGGATGCACTCCAGCACCATCGGAATGACCCAGCTGGAACTCAAGGCTCACTGGGGCAACCTCGTGCGTGGCGCCCTCGACGCCTACGAGCAGCTCGAAGAGCACATCGGAGTCCAGCTGGGGCGCCCGAACGACCTTCAGGTGTGGGCGGAAGGGATCGCCTGATTCAAGAACTGGTCGTACACCAGTTCCGCGAATCGCCACCGTGCCGCCGTCCAACGACGTGGTCGATACTCCGACGGGGTGACCAGGGTTCCTGCGTCCGTCACCAGCCCGACACCGTACTCCGCGGCTTCGATGCACGGCAGCCCCACGTCGTCGATGGCTGATAGGTGGATGACCCGAGCGGCGTAGCCCACCCAGTCATGAGCGAGGCGAAGACCACCTCGCCACGAGTCGGCGTAGGCATCGATCTGCGACACGGACACGGGCGCTCGGAGAGTGCACTGTGCCCAGCGGTTTCCGTCGGGATCGTCGATGACTGTCGCGTATGCGCTCGTCGCGGGGTCGTCAAAGAGGTGGACGAACCTAGGTTCCACGGGGCCCAAGCGGTCTTCAGGGATGCTGAGCAGTGCCGCGAGCAAGGTCTCGTCAGGGACTGCCGCGACGCCAGCTTTGTGTCGGCGTTGATGTTCCTCCAGGTCTAACCCGAAGGACACCAGCAGCTGCGCGCCGTCGACTTCGGCATCGAGTTGGTGGTCTCGTTGCAACGACATTCCCTCACCTTAACGTGTCTGAGTGGGGCGTCCCACTCAGCGTGCGGCCTCGAAGTATCGGTACAACGAGTCCGTGAACTCTTGCTTCACTTTCCCCGGCAGGCGCGTAGACAACGCTGCCGCGAGGCGTGCGACGAGAAAGAACCCGGGCTCCGGACTGCGTCCCGCCTCGATCTTCGCGACCGACCCGATAGACACCCCTGCGCTGTGTGCGAGTGACTGTTGGCTCAACCCCGCGTATCGCCGTGCGTCCCCTAGCAGCGTGCCCAGTGACCCGGACTGCGCTAGGCGGTTCGGGTCAATCTCGGATGCTGTTCGTCGTGCCACCGTAGTGACATTATTATCAATGTATTTTTATGGGTCAAGGGGCGCTGTGGTGCCGACGCTCGCGACCTGGACGCCAGCACGCGGCGGGTTGCGGGTGTGCCCCTCCGGGCCGAAGCGTCCCGGGCAAGGACCGGGACACGCCGGCGGCTGGCTGAGACGGACCCTCGCACTGCACGTAGAGGCTCTTCCTTTGGCACTGTCAAGCGTCCGCTGCGGCCGTACTGTTGCCGGTGGGGCGGGGTCCCTGTCACTGCACGCGGTCACGTCGCGTGAACGTTCCGGTGGAGGGCCCATGTATCCTCAAGTCGTTGGTGTAACTGGACTGAGGAGATGTACATGGGGCAATCGAACTCGCTGTTCACGAAGCTCTCGGTCAGTGCAGGGGAGAGCGACCCGCAGCCGAAGCCTCAGCCCGAACCGAACACGCTCACGATGACCATCGAGACTTCGGACCATGGGTACGGTTACGGCGTCGCCCTGGTATCCGGGCAGTCAGCGTGACATCGAGTCGCGCGACAGCTCCCTCGTTGTTCTCTGTACTCGCTTCACCCGGCGTGCTGCACCCGTTGGACGTCCGAACCTCGTCGTCGACCCTCACGGAGTCTTCCCTCGAGACTAACGACAGGGACGAGTTCGTCTCAAGTCTGCTCACGTTTCGTTCATGACCCAGGCAGCCGTGCACCGACCGCTCATTGTCGGTGACCTCGACGACCCGCACGTTCAGGCCGTTCGCGTCGCGCTCACCGCTCGAGGAGCGCGACCAGTGATCCTGGATCTCGAGTCTGTGATGACTGCCGGGCTCAGTATCTCAGATGATCGGATGGTGCTGAGAATAGACGGCGAGTCCCTTGATCTCGCCGAACGGCGAGGGGGATGGCTGCGCCGAATGCACCGGGCTCCTTGGGGACTCGGGATCGAGACAGGTTCGGTTGAAGCGCTAGAACTCGGCACCTGGCATTCTGCGTTTACGTGGATGCTCGATGGCGAGGGCATCAGCTGGGTCACCTCGCCACAGACCCTGCGGAGGGCTGAAGGGAAACTCGAGCAGTGGAAGGCAGCACGCCGCCTCGGCATCGACTACCCACGGACACTCGTT from Microbacterium sp. LWO13-1.2 includes the following:
- a CDS encoding thiamine pyrophosphate-dependent dehydrogenase E1 component subunit alpha, whose protein sequence is MTTSETPLVRVLDATGRFTPSDAAEPYLPLIDAITDAELEQFYRDMVVIRAIDVQATNLQRQGQLALWPPSRGQEAAQVGSARAARPQDTIFPSYREHAVTRIRGVDPLDIIKLMRGVSHGGWDPSDPKNGNTRLYTLVLGSQALHATGYAMGLAFDGKSGTGDVDSDQAVIVYYGDGASSQGDVHEAMVFAASYKTPEVFFLQNNHWAISVPVSTQSPVPLVQRSAGYGIPSVRVDGNDVLASYAVSRVALDEARSGLGPRAIEAVTYRLGAHTTSDDPTKYRGSDEEQSWAERDPIIRMRAFLEGRGASAAFFDDVETEGADAAEDLRSRTVELGPPPASKVFDHVYSEPHPLIDEQRAWRDSYESSFEGGAK
- a CDS encoding alpha-ketoacid dehydrogenase subunit beta, whose translation is MPFSKALNAGLRKAMEDDPRVLMMGEDIGKLGGVFRVTEHLQRDFGERRVLDTPLAESGIVGTAIGLAMTGFRPVCEIQFDGFVFPAFDQITTQLAKLTNRHEGRLSMPIVIRIPYGGHIGAVEHHQESPEAYFTHTPGLRVVSPSTPNDAYWMIQEAIRSNDPVIFMEPKSRYWQKGEVDVESSAVPLHSSRVVRTGSDVTLVGHGAIVTTLLQAAALAESEGTSCEVVDVRSLSPVDYEPILDSVRKTGRMVYAQEAQGFTSLGSEVAATVMERAFYALEAPVLRVSGYDTPFPPAKLEGTYLPDADRILEAVDRSLAY
- a CDS encoding dihydrolipoamide acetyltransferase family protein; protein product: MSTQNFNLPDVGEGLTEAEIVTWKVAPGDTVAINDVICEIETAKSLVELPSPHAGIVGELLVGEGTTVEVGSPIITFLTDAVDAAPAAPAPAVEEAGGSVLVGYGTGGGATSRRRKPPERSVLSSVGVIAKPPIRKLARDLGVDLTAVTATGGDGEVTRDDVVNHASQASVFRNIQTPEWGDVREETVPAPHAAPGGIARGIASSEASEDRTESIPVKGVRKATSSAMVQSAYSAPHVTVWKEIDASRTMELVKRLKASPDYAEIRVSPLLIMARAVIWAARRTPMVNAAWVDKDGGAEIAVRHYVNLGIAAATPRGLLVPNIKDAQDLGMKDLARALNRLTLTAREGKTTPADQQGGTITITNIGVFGMDAGTPIINPGEAGIVALGTISQKPWVVDGEVRPRWVTTVAGSFDHRVVDGDGMSRFIADVASILEEPALLVD
- a CDS encoding DUF2188 domain-containing protein, with the protein product MGNGNVHTSFDDDSQKWVNRREGSQRASSTHDTAAEASERGKDLARNSGSEWLKHRKDNGRIHDRNTYGDDPNPPKG
- a CDS encoding XRE family transcriptional regulator; translated protein: MAINPARGAFVEALRLSRGFTQAEMARRVNVSQSTLSKVESGTDIDDAHWEELGRALGVPSSAFRAVDPGLAPVHVFHRKQRGTPKGAVNKVGAEIALMTQRLSDLLGAHPTSLRHYELEDGFITPQDIARSVRKDLGLGVEPISNLVAILEDAGAIIMRWPLESIRVDAVAAWPDESAPVILVGEHVTAERQRFTMAHELGHAVMHINEHVDEATVDQEKEADAFAGEFLIPWVALRKEWPAQPSLDALITLKQRWGISLAALIHRGHDTGLLTEDEYRNWSIELSTTGMHRREPASLPREDPTALGSAINEAIEGGASVGELAAQAHMSELEFSSTFLPKEQYS